One genomic region from Diabrotica undecimpunctata isolate CICGRU unplaced genomic scaffold, icDiaUnde3 ctg00000592.1, whole genome shotgun sequence encodes:
- the LOC140431179 gene encoding uncharacterized protein → MRQELVLIRDKDDIDAIIATDETEKPKIAINKLYWNVPHILPNISEQLRLNKIVRSNIELPIKFRSWELVEYPTLNNSTRHTWPVKTTTKLESPRHIVVAFHDGRKGKMLKDMSKFDHCNLTNIRMFLNSERYPYQDLNLDFDTNRFATLYEMFANFQESYYHIQTNQPIFSPEEFKKNAPIVHTDCSRQKEIIQSGSVVLRIEFETSKSVGNNVSAYCLILHEKEFSYNPLTKIVRQQ, encoded by the coding sequence atgaGGCAAGAATTAGTCTTAATACGAGACAAAGATGATATTGATGCTATTATTGCTACAGATGaaacagaaaaaccaaaaatTGCAATTAATAAACTATATTGGAATGTACCTCATATTTTACCTAATATTAGCGAACAATTGCGATTAAACAAAATAGTTCGTAGTAACATAGAACTACCTATTAAATTTAGAAGTTGGGAGTTGGTTGAGTATCCCACTTTAAATAATTCAACACGTCATACTTGGCCAGTAAAAACAACTACAAAGCTAGAAAGTCCTCGACACATTGTAGTGGCTTTCCATGATGGTCGAAAAGGAAAAATGCTGAAAGATATGAGTAAATTTGATCACTGCAATCTAACAAATATCCGTATGTTTCTTAATTCGGAGCGATATCCTTATCAAGATCTCAACTTAGATTTTGACACTAACCGTTTTGCAACGTTGTatgaaatgtttgccaatttccaAGAATCTTATTATCATATTCAAACTAATCAACCAATATTTAGtccagaagaatttaaaaagaaTGCCCCTATAGTACATACTGATTGTtcaagacaaaaagaaataattcaaagtGGCTCTGTTGTTTTGAGAATAGAATTTGAAACTAGTAAATCTGTAGGAAACAATGTTTCCGCTTATTGCTTGATATTACATGAAAAAGAATTCTCTTACAATCCTTTAACTAAAATTGTGAGACAGCAATAA